One Paenibacillus sp. FSL H7-0737 DNA segment encodes these proteins:
- a CDS encoding response regulator transcription factor translates to MYKLLLVDDERLILEGISQVVDWAQAGTELVGTARNGIEALEKIEELRPEIVITDISMPGLDGLGLVQKCSDRFPEVKFVMLTGYKDFDYACIAMQHGVKHYLLKPCNENQIHDALVELVAELDELKGRTEFVNDMKQRFTKVLPHVKEQFLKEWISNKTYGSQDLEYYQELLGIELNDKVVRLILFRLEGSYEYEQLFALQNIAQDMLQETLLSTRIGGFILTLMEVEGETALNSTLLERISDVRKMFYEFYKVDVTIAISDADFMIHSRRLYRQTLQCLNHCFYMEEGGLITGSDIPSDELSGRNDIELDEEQICLLIKAGEQSAVEFELERLFNLLAEQRVDINVTRSYVLQLYSAMIRLAVPDERNTFTSSMVELAEIRTLSGLKAYVKDAAARLTAMYDRHFRCRQSLIVDKMFKIIADDYKNAELSLSSVAAEMLYMNPDYLGKIFKKITGEKFSNYVTNYRITKASEHIMHSGDVRVFELAEMFGFGGNAQYFSQVFKKVTGQTPTEFMKPSQGN, encoded by the coding sequence ATGTATAAGTTACTGCTGGTTGATGATGAACGGTTGATACTAGAAGGAATATCTCAGGTAGTGGACTGGGCGCAGGCAGGAACGGAACTTGTGGGTACTGCGCGAAACGGGATAGAGGCCTTAGAGAAAATAGAGGAGCTTCGCCCAGAAATAGTGATTACTGATATTTCCATGCCCGGATTGGATGGACTAGGCTTGGTGCAGAAATGCAGTGATCGGTTTCCTGAGGTAAAGTTCGTTATGTTGACGGGTTATAAGGATTTTGACTACGCCTGTATCGCTATGCAGCATGGAGTGAAACATTATCTGCTTAAGCCGTGCAATGAGAATCAAATTCATGATGCGTTAGTTGAACTGGTAGCAGAGCTCGATGAACTTAAGGGCCGGACGGAATTTGTAAATGATATGAAGCAACGTTTTACTAAAGTTCTACCGCATGTAAAGGAACAATTTTTGAAGGAATGGATCTCTAACAAAACGTACGGGAGTCAAGATTTAGAGTATTATCAGGAGCTGCTAGGTATCGAATTAAATGACAAAGTGGTGCGTTTGATCTTGTTCAGACTGGAAGGTTCTTATGAATATGAGCAACTATTTGCTTTGCAAAATATTGCACAGGATATGCTGCAAGAAACGCTGCTTAGTACAAGGATAGGCGGATTTATTCTGACACTAATGGAAGTCGAAGGAGAGACTGCGCTGAATAGTACACTGCTTGAACGAATTTCTGATGTACGGAAAATGTTCTACGAATTTTATAAAGTGGATGTAACCATTGCGATTAGTGACGCGGACTTCATGATACATTCACGGAGATTGTATCGTCAGACTCTGCAATGCCTTAACCACTGCTTTTATATGGAAGAGGGAGGTTTGATCACAGGAAGTGATATTCCTAGTGATGAACTAAGCGGAAGAAATGACATTGAACTAGATGAAGAGCAAATCTGTCTGCTGATTAAGGCGGGCGAACAAAGTGCAGTAGAGTTTGAATTAGAGCGGTTATTTAATCTGCTAGCTGAACAGCGTGTGGATATTAATGTAACGCGATCTTATGTTTTGCAATTGTATTCTGCGATGATACGTTTAGCCGTCCCTGATGAAAGAAATACCTTTACTTCAAGTATGGTGGAACTGGCTGAGATCAGGACTTTAAGTGGTCTTAAAGCCTATGTAAAAGATGCTGCTGCTCGTTTGACAGCGATGTATGATCGACATTTTCGCTGTCGCCAATCCTTAATCGTAGATAAAATGTTCAAAATTATTGCGGATGATTATAAGAATGCGGAACTGTCACTTAGCTCAGTCGCTGCTGAGATGTTATACATGAATCCTGATTATCTCGGGAAAATATTTAAGAAAATCACGGGGGAGAAATTCTCTAATTACGTTACTAATTACCGGATTACTAAAGCATCAGAACACATTATGCATAGTGGTGATGTAAGAGTATTTGAGCTCGCTGAAATGTTCGGCTTCGGTGGGAATGCACAGTATTTTAGTCAAGTGTTCAAAAAAGTAACTGGGCAGACACCCACAGAATTTATGAAACCCTCTCAAGGGAACTGA
- a CDS encoding extracellular solute-binding protein, whose translation MNLKKRFALLAVPLLLSSMLAGCGGGNNNNSAAATDSATNTPSETKPAATTSAEPVTLRIAWWGGDTRHSYTQQVIDMYETKYPNVTIEPEYASFDDYWKKLAPQAAANRLPDIVQMDISYINQYGSNGQLEDLKPYLNSQIQVGDVNENVLSTGVINEKQFGIPLGVNVLGFQYDPELLKKAGVDSIPENWTWDQYKEIAAKAKSAGLYIDGSMAADVFFNYYLRTKGLALYNNDGSALGYEDDALFTDFFGMLSGLIKDGAVPSQDKLSQNKGVIEESDIVKGTGIGVWQWSNQYVALQIAVNRPMALAQMPGPDMEKGLYMQPSMYWSVTSNSKVKEEAAKFVDFWINDPEANNLIKGERGVPISSKIKESVASQLTDSGKQVFKFVADMEPTTSPMSPPVGSPEVVALLTDLAEQMNFGKIDPAAAAAQFRKEANAILSSR comes from the coding sequence ATGAATTTGAAAAAGAGATTCGCTTTACTAGCCGTACCATTGTTGTTGTCATCGATGTTAGCTGGTTGTGGTGGAGGTAATAACAATAATAGTGCTGCCGCTACGGATTCCGCTACAAACACGCCTTCAGAAACGAAACCCGCAGCTACAACTTCAGCAGAACCCGTAACTCTGCGTATAGCTTGGTGGGGTGGAGATACACGGCATTCTTATACACAACAAGTGATTGATATGTATGAAACCAAGTACCCGAATGTAACGATTGAACCTGAATATGCTTCATTCGATGATTATTGGAAGAAGCTTGCCCCTCAAGCAGCAGCGAATCGACTTCCTGATATCGTTCAAATGGATATTTCTTATATTAATCAATATGGGTCTAACGGACAGCTCGAAGATTTGAAGCCTTATTTGAACTCTCAGATCCAAGTCGGCGATGTGAATGAGAACGTCCTTAGTACTGGGGTAATCAATGAGAAGCAATTCGGAATTCCATTAGGCGTTAACGTACTTGGTTTTCAATATGACCCAGAATTGCTAAAGAAGGCAGGGGTGGATTCCATTCCTGAGAACTGGACTTGGGATCAGTACAAAGAAATTGCTGCGAAAGCTAAATCAGCTGGACTGTATATCGACGGTTCTATGGCAGCTGACGTATTCTTCAACTATTATCTGCGTACAAAAGGGCTGGCACTTTATAACAATGATGGTTCAGCGCTTGGATATGAGGATGATGCCTTGTTCACTGACTTTTTCGGAATGCTGTCTGGTTTAATTAAAGATGGAGCGGTTCCATCCCAAGACAAACTGAGCCAAAACAAAGGCGTTATCGAGGAGTCGGATATAGTAAAAGGAACAGGTATCGGCGTATGGCAATGGTCTAACCAATATGTTGCATTGCAAATCGCTGTAAATCGCCCTATGGCACTGGCACAAATGCCTGGTCCGGATATGGAAAAAGGACTCTACATGCAGCCAAGTATGTATTGGTCGGTTACTTCTAACTCAAAAGTGAAGGAAGAAGCAGCGAAGTTCGTTGATTTCTGGATTAATGATCCCGAAGCCAACAATCTAATCAAAGGCGAACGTGGTGTGCCAATTTCAAGCAAAATCAAAGAATCTGTAGCTTCACAATTAACGGATTCCGGTAAGCAAGTATTTAAATTCGTAGCTGACATGGAGCCTACTACTTCTCCAATGAGTCCGCCAGTTGGATCGCCAGAGGTAGTAGCACTCCTTACAGACCTTGCTGAACAAATGAACTTCGGCAAAATTGACCCAGCCGCAGCCGCCGCGCAGTTCCGAAAAGAAGCGAACGCTATTCTCTCCAGCCGGTAA
- a CDS encoding carbohydrate ABC transporter permease yields MAFKKKKLTGRSLRSNLTGYAFISPFVIGFLCFTLIPMIISLYLSFTKYNLFAPPKWIGFDNYIKMFSNDPKYLHSLKVTLLYVFIGVPLRLTFALFVAMILNTKSRMIGAYRTTYYLPSIIGGSVAVSIMWRNIFSDTGIINGMLGFFGLGPVSWFGNPSAALIMLITLSVWQFGSSMLIFLAGLKNIPGEMYEAASVDGAGFFRKFFKITMPLLSSVILFNLVMQTISAFMTFVPAYIISKGEGGPMDGTMLYSLYLFRQAFMFNNMGYASAMAWVMLLLVGIMTGILFKTSKSWVFYESEGGK; encoded by the coding sequence CTGGCTTTTAAGAAAAAGAAGCTAACAGGCCGGAGTTTACGAAGCAACCTTACAGGATATGCCTTTATCAGTCCATTCGTCATTGGCTTCCTTTGCTTCACATTGATCCCGATGATCATTTCTCTTTATCTTTCATTTACCAAATACAATTTGTTCGCTCCACCTAAATGGATCGGATTTGATAATTACATCAAAATGTTCTCGAATGACCCGAAATATTTACATTCATTAAAGGTGACGCTGCTTTACGTATTTATTGGTGTGCCTTTACGTCTCACCTTTGCATTATTTGTGGCTATGATTCTAAATACTAAATCGCGCATGATCGGAGCCTATCGTACAACTTATTATTTACCTTCTATTATAGGTGGCAGTGTGGCGGTATCCATCATGTGGCGTAATATTTTTAGTGATACTGGAATTATTAATGGCATGCTCGGTTTTTTCGGCCTTGGTCCAGTAAGTTGGTTTGGTAATCCGAGCGCTGCGCTTATTATGTTGATCACCTTATCCGTGTGGCAGTTTGGTTCATCCATGTTGATCTTTCTGGCGGGTCTAAAGAACATTCCTGGTGAAATGTACGAGGCAGCTAGTGTAGATGGAGCAGGCTTTTTCAGAAAGTTCTTTAAGATTACAATGCCCCTCCTAAGCTCAGTTATTCTGTTCAATCTAGTCATGCAGACGATCAGTGCATTTATGACCTTTGTTCCAGCTTATATTATCTCTAAAGGTGAAGGCGGACCAATGGACGGTACGATGTTGTATTCTCTATATCTATTCCGTCAGGCCTTTATGTTTAATAACATGGGTTACGCTTCAGCTATGGCGTGGGTGATGTTGTTGCTAGTCGGCATCATGACCGGAATTTTGTTCAAGACATCCAAATCGTGGGTCTTCTACGAATCGGAAGGAGGAAAATAA
- a CDS encoding carbohydrate ABC transporter permease, which yields MAKMKLKWPLYHILIGGLAIIMLYPILWMIMSSFKESRLVFVTAQQLLPDPWVWGNYAKGWEGIAGYSFGVFIKNSLIIVVVATLGAVVSSSLVAFGFARNKFVGHGLWFGIMMMTLMLPSDVVLVPQYIIYAKLEWLDSIKPIVVPQFFGVPFFIFLMLQFIRTIPVELDEAATIDGCGKFGLYFRIILPLIRPSMATAAIFSFYWRWEDLLGPVLYLNSPSKYTVSMGLKMFLDSESVSNWGPMFAMSVLSLAPVMIIFFIFQKQIVEGISTSGLKG from the coding sequence ATGGCGAAAATGAAACTGAAATGGCCGCTGTATCACATTCTTATCGGTGGCCTCGCTATCATTATGCTGTATCCGATTTTGTGGATGATCATGAGCTCTTTTAAAGAGAGCCGGCTTGTATTCGTTACCGCTCAGCAGCTTCTTCCCGATCCATGGGTATGGGGGAATTATGCTAAAGGCTGGGAAGGGATTGCCGGATATTCCTTTGGTGTCTTCATAAAGAATTCATTAATTATTGTCGTTGTAGCCACTCTAGGAGCGGTGGTTTCTTCTTCACTGGTAGCCTTCGGATTTGCACGTAATAAGTTTGTAGGGCATGGCTTATGGTTCGGTATCATGATGATGACGCTTATGCTTCCTTCAGATGTAGTGCTAGTCCCGCAATATATCATCTATGCGAAATTGGAATGGCTCGATAGTATCAAGCCGATCGTGGTTCCACAGTTCTTCGGTGTTCCGTTCTTTATTTTCCTAATGCTGCAGTTTATTCGGACAATACCTGTTGAACTTGACGAAGCGGCTACGATTGATGGGTGCGGGAAATTTGGACTGTATTTCAGAATCATTCTCCCACTCATCCGTCCATCTATGGCTACTGCAGCGATCTTTTCCTTCTATTGGCGCTGGGAAGACCTGCTTGGGCCAGTGTTGTACCTGAACTCTCCATCTAAATATACAGTTTCTATGGGGCTGAAAATGTTCCTCGACAGTGAGTCCGTGTCCAACTGGGGACCCATGTTCGCCATGTCCGTTCTTAGCTTGGCACCCGTCATGATTATTTTCTTTATCTTTCAAAAGCAGATTGTGGAAGGAATCAGCACCAGTGGTTTGAAAGGATAA
- a CDS encoding rhamnogalacturonan acetylesterase codes for MDSYHFDFGIKDTVPGYTKIRPDSRYSPDARFGFTSDSAVFGRSRGGADPLRSDFCIPQKAAFLLDIPDGIYRISLLLGDSLADTSTIIRAGDGKYVLDTLNVPAGQYIRESFAMRIMGGQLKLSFSGIAPRINALDIEPDNETLVLYLAGDSTVTDQGEAGYPYAGWGQLLPRCFKAGLVVDNRAISGRSSKSFIEEGHLDNISTVLRPRDYMFIQFGHNDSKGDEHRHTEPFTTYKEYLLRMITVARKAGAYPVLVTAVHRRRFDPAEAIVDSHGEYLTAMKELAETEQIPLIDLAEKSRKLFEAYGVEGTKDLFMWSYPGEYILHPVGVQDNTHFQILGARLLADLIVEGIREAGLNDLIIHLRQGE; via the coding sequence TTGGATAGCTATCATTTTGACTTTGGGATTAAAGATACAGTGCCCGGCTACACCAAAATTCGGCCGGACTCACGATACTCTCCGGATGCGCGATTTGGTTTTACTTCAGACTCAGCAGTATTCGGGCGTTCCAGGGGAGGAGCAGATCCATTAAGAAGTGATTTCTGCATTCCGCAGAAGGCAGCCTTCCTGTTAGATATTCCTGATGGGATTTACCGGATTTCTTTGTTACTTGGTGACTCCTTAGCAGATACGAGTACAATAATTCGAGCAGGTGATGGTAAGTACGTATTAGATACATTGAACGTCCCGGCAGGTCAGTATATACGAGAATCATTTGCGATGCGAATCATGGGTGGTCAGCTAAAGCTCTCCTTCTCAGGTATTGCGCCTCGAATAAATGCTCTCGACATTGAGCCTGACAACGAAACGCTTGTCTTATATTTGGCTGGTGATTCTACGGTGACCGATCAAGGAGAAGCTGGTTATCCCTATGCTGGCTGGGGCCAGTTGCTGCCTCGCTGCTTCAAAGCAGGTCTTGTAGTGGATAATCGAGCCATTTCAGGACGTAGCTCCAAGAGCTTTATTGAGGAAGGGCATTTGGACAACATTTCTACTGTGCTTCGGCCCAGAGATTATATGTTCATACAGTTTGGTCATAACGATTCAAAAGGGGATGAACATAGACACACCGAACCTTTCACTACATATAAAGAATATTTGCTGCGGATGATTACAGTTGCTAGGAAAGCAGGAGCCTACCCGGTACTGGTGACCGCTGTACATAGGCGGAGATTTGATCCTGCAGAAGCTATAGTAGACAGTCATGGAGAGTATTTAACGGCAATGAAAGAGTTGGCTGAGACTGAGCAGATCCCCCTAATCGATTTGGCGGAGAAGAGTCGTAAGCTTTTTGAAGCCTATGGTGTGGAAGGAACAAAGGATCTGTTCATGTGGTCCTATCCGGGAGAATATATCTTGCATCCAGTTGGCGTACAAGACAATACACATTTTCAGATTTTAGGAGCACGTCTGCTTGCTGATCTTATTGTAGAGGGCATCCGTGAAGCCGGTTTAAATGATCTCATTATCCATCTTCGGCAGGGTGAATAA
- a CDS encoding SDR family oxidoreductase, with the protein MADKKLEGKVAIVTGGGSGIGRATVLEFARNGAKVVLLDRTVENAEKVRKQVEKEGGEALVIECDVAEPPQVEAAINKAAAKWGRLDVVFANAGINGAMTPIETMDIESWDQTIHINLRGTFATVKYAIPHLKESGGSILINSSINGNRVFSNIGFSAYSTTKAGQVAFMKMAALELAQFQIRVNAICPGAIKTNIDDNTFPSEDLKEVKIPVEFPEGDQPLEEGPGRPDQVAKLALFLASEDSDHITGTEIYCDGAESLLHG; encoded by the coding sequence ATGGCAGATAAGAAGCTGGAAGGTAAGGTAGCGATTGTAACAGGAGGTGGTTCCGGCATTGGACGAGCAACTGTGCTTGAGTTCGCTCGTAACGGGGCCAAAGTTGTGTTGCTGGATAGAACTGTTGAGAACGCAGAAAAGGTTAGAAAACAAGTGGAGAAAGAAGGCGGAGAAGCCCTCGTAATTGAATGCGATGTTGCTGAACCCCCGCAAGTGGAAGCTGCCATAAACAAGGCGGCCGCGAAATGGGGTCGTCTTGATGTTGTTTTTGCAAACGCAGGGATTAATGGAGCCATGACGCCCATTGAAACGATGGATATTGAGTCTTGGGACCAGACGATTCACATCAACCTTCGTGGAACCTTCGCGACTGTTAAATATGCGATACCGCATCTAAAAGAAAGCGGTGGCAGCATCCTGATTAACAGCTCCATTAACGGAAATCGTGTATTTTCTAACATCGGTTTTTCTGCTTACAGTACGACAAAGGCAGGTCAGGTTGCTTTTATGAAGATGGCAGCATTAGAACTGGCTCAATTTCAAATTCGCGTAAATGCGATCTGTCCTGGGGCTATTAAGACCAATATTGATGACAACACTTTTCCATCCGAGGATCTCAAAGAGGTAAAAATCCCTGTCGAATTTCCGGAAGGGGATCAACCGCTAGAGGAAGGTCCTGGGCGTCCTGATCAAGTTGCAAAGCTGGCACTTTTTCTGGCCTCCGAGGATTCCGATCATATTACAGGAACTGAGATTTATTGTGACGGTGCAGAATCGTTGCTTCATGGTTAA
- a CDS encoding MgtC/SapB family protein: MDFHIESLIKLLVAMLFGLFIGIDRQIKQKPLGIRTSMVISIASCLVTVVSIHAFDKFAGPEHPNMDPMRLAAQIVSGIGFLGAGVILRRGGDAISGLTSAALIWTASGIGIAVGAGFYIEAAYAVILLMFAVNLVPHLIRSIGPEVLNKHEVSVRIIMEANFVLTEVIQKIERPQVSTQRSTRSPSRAIRRMKIKDLEDGRQMIDMVISAPDKDYATEIYYDVKKIDHVMSVEVEQL; this comes from the coding sequence ATGGATTTTCATATTGAATCATTAATTAAGCTGCTAGTGGCCATGCTGTTCGGGCTGTTCATCGGGATTGACCGACAGATCAAGCAGAAACCGCTGGGGATTCGGACCAGTATGGTCATTAGTATTGCCTCTTGTCTTGTAACCGTAGTGTCTATTCATGCCTTTGATAAGTTTGCAGGTCCTGAGCATCCAAATATGGATCCGATGCGCCTCGCTGCTCAAATTGTCAGTGGGATAGGGTTCTTGGGGGCTGGTGTTATCCTGCGTAGAGGCGGTGATGCGATATCAGGCTTGACCTCGGCAGCACTCATCTGGACAGCTTCGGGGATTGGTATAGCTGTGGGAGCAGGATTCTATATTGAAGCAGCATATGCGGTTATTCTTCTAATGTTTGCGGTGAATTTGGTTCCTCATTTAATTCGTTCGATTGGTCCTGAAGTGCTTAACAAGCATGAAGTTTCGGTGAGGATCATCATGGAAGCTAATTTTGTACTTACTGAAGTGATCCAAAAAATTGAGAGACCCCAGGTTAGTACCCAACGAAGTACTAGAAGTCCATCCCGGGCGATCCGCAGAATGAAAATTAAGGATTTGGAAGATGGAAGACAAATGATCGATATGGTGATCTCAGCCCCGGATAAAGATTACGCAACAGAGATCTATTATGATGTGAAGAAAATTGATCATGTCATGAGCGTTGAAGTGGAACAGCTGTAA
- a CDS encoding aldose 1-epimerase, with protein MSITAYEGQYEGEAAIWLKAGRYEAAILPGIGGNLICFRDTENGYRFLHEPGAEEMEAFKASPGIHGIPVLFPPNRYEDGKFPWNGQTYQLPVNEVATGNHLHGFLHTAAWEVEEFGSGKTASFVTVFIKVDESHPSYQYLPFKYTMKLRYTLGEGGLSQQVQVHNDGDEEMPCLLAFHTAINAPFAPGSTPQDYLVKATIGNRWELNDRMLPTGKFQELEPGEAQLRDKGVNPYFASMDNHYTAVAQNGRNRMELTDSKAGVTLVYDVGTSYKQWMIWNNGASEQFFCPEPQINLVNAPMVDLPADEIGLFSLKPGEYWDESSRLYVK; from the coding sequence ATGTCTATCACAGCCTATGAAGGACAATATGAAGGAGAAGCAGCCATCTGGTTGAAAGCTGGCCGTTATGAGGCAGCTATCCTACCAGGCATCGGTGGCAACTTGATCTGTTTCCGTGATACCGAAAACGGTTACCGTTTCTTGCATGAACCGGGAGCTGAGGAAATGGAAGCCTTCAAAGCAAGTCCAGGCATCCATGGTATTCCTGTATTATTTCCTCCGAATCGTTATGAAGATGGCAAATTTCCTTGGAATGGTCAAACTTATCAACTCCCGGTAAATGAAGTCGCAACAGGCAACCATTTACATGGATTTTTACATACGGCAGCTTGGGAAGTGGAAGAGTTCGGTAGCGGTAAGACCGCAAGCTTCGTAACCGTATTCATCAAAGTGGATGAGAGCCATCCTTCTTATCAATACTTGCCGTTTAAATACACAATGAAACTACGGTATACCCTTGGTGAAGGTGGCTTATCTCAACAGGTACAAGTCCATAATGATGGTGATGAAGAGATGCCTTGCTTGTTGGCATTCCATACCGCGATTAATGCACCATTCGCACCAGGTAGCACACCACAAGACTACCTTGTAAAAGCGACCATCGGTAATCGCTGGGAATTGAATGACCGTATGCTGCCGACTGGTAAATTCCAAGAGCTGGAGCCAGGTGAAGCTCAGCTTCGTGATAAAGGTGTGAATCCTTATTTCGCTTCGATGGACAACCATTACACAGCTGTAGCTCAGAATGGACGTAACCGGATGGAGCTTACCGACAGCAAAGCTGGAGTCACTTTAGTTTATGACGTTGGGACTTCATACAAGCAGTGGATGATCTGGAATAATGGTGCTTCTGAGCAGTTCTTCTGCCCAGAGCCGCAAATCAACTTGGTTAATGCACCAATGGTAGATCTGCCAGCGGATGAGATCGGCTTATTCAGTCTCAAACCAGGCGAGTATTGGGATGAAAGCAGTCGTCTGTACGTGAAATAG
- the thrS gene encoding threonine--tRNA ligase yields the protein MEIKVTLQNGTIREVLQGTTIKEAAGAISTSLKKNAVAGIIDGRSVDLNQTIEHDCQLEIVTLDSKEGLEIYRHSTAHIMAQAIKRIYGDKGVQLGIGPVIEDGFYYDIDIETPLSTDDLVAIEQEMARIIQENHPIVRRVVPRAEAIKLFEAMNEPLKLELIRDLPEDTVLSIYDQGEFSDLCRGPHLPSTGLVKAFKLLNVAGAYWRGDSNNKMLQRIYGTAFPKKAQLEEHLLFLEEAKKRDHRKLGKELELFMFSEEAPGMPFYLPKGMTIRTELENFARELQRQRDYDEVRTPLMMNNRLWEQSGHWDHYKDNMYFTNVDETKFALKPMNCPGHMMIYKNNLHSYRELPIRIAEFGQVHRHEFSGALNGMMRVRTFCQDDAHLFVLPEQIEDEISRVISLIDHIYQVFGFEYKIELSTRPADYMGSEELWDLAEQSLQSVLDNLGIEYRVNEGDGAFYGPKIDFHILDALKRSWQCGTIQLDWQMPEKFDLTYIGEDNLKHRPVVIHRAVYGSIDRFMGIITEHYAGAFPLWLAPVQAKLLPVSENYVAYAFQVKQSLEQAGIRVEVDIRNEKLGYKIREAQLEKAPYMLVLGENEKNSGSVSVRKRGEGDLGSKSIQEIIEQINKEIVSK from the coding sequence ATGGAGATCAAGGTAACACTGCAAAACGGAACAATTAGAGAGGTACTGCAAGGAACGACGATTAAAGAAGCAGCAGGTGCCATAAGTACCAGTCTGAAAAAAAATGCTGTAGCTGGAATAATCGATGGAAGATCCGTTGATCTAAACCAAACGATCGAACATGATTGCCAGCTCGAAATTGTTACGTTGGATAGCAAAGAAGGCCTGGAAATTTATAGACACAGTACAGCACATATCATGGCGCAGGCCATAAAACGTATATATGGAGACAAGGGTGTCCAGCTCGGCATAGGTCCAGTAATCGAAGATGGCTTCTATTACGACATTGATATTGAGACACCTCTATCCACGGATGATCTTGTAGCAATCGAACAAGAGATGGCGAGAATTATTCAAGAGAATCACCCGATTGTCCGCCGTGTCGTTCCCCGCGCTGAAGCAATCAAGCTTTTTGAAGCGATGAATGAGCCCTTAAAGCTAGAGCTTATCCGTGATCTACCGGAAGACACAGTATTGTCTATTTATGATCAAGGTGAATTCTCGGATCTCTGCCGAGGCCCACATCTTCCCTCAACTGGCTTGGTCAAGGCTTTTAAGCTGTTGAATGTAGCAGGTGCCTACTGGCGTGGAGATTCCAATAATAAAATGCTGCAACGTATTTACGGAACTGCTTTTCCTAAGAAAGCTCAACTTGAAGAGCACTTACTCTTTCTTGAAGAAGCTAAAAAACGTGATCACCGTAAGCTCGGCAAGGAACTGGAATTGTTTATGTTCTCTGAAGAAGCTCCAGGTATGCCCTTCTATCTTCCCAAGGGGATGACTATCCGCACAGAGCTTGAGAATTTCGCACGTGAATTACAAAGACAGAGAGATTACGATGAAGTTCGTACACCACTGATGATGAACAATCGGCTTTGGGAGCAATCCGGACACTGGGATCACTACAAAGACAATATGTATTTCACCAATGTAGACGAAACAAAATTCGCACTCAAACCGATGAACTGCCCAGGTCATATGATGATCTACAAAAATAACCTACATTCTTACCGAGAGTTGCCTATCCGAATTGCCGAATTTGGTCAAGTACATCGCCATGAGTTCTCTGGGGCACTTAACGGGATGATGCGTGTTCGTACTTTTTGTCAGGATGATGCCCATCTCTTCGTATTACCAGAGCAAATTGAAGATGAAATAAGCCGGGTAATCTCACTGATTGACCATATTTATCAAGTGTTTGGCTTTGAGTACAAGATTGAATTATCTACTCGCCCGGCAGATTATATGGGATCAGAAGAACTATGGGATCTAGCTGAACAATCATTACAAAGTGTATTAGACAATCTCGGGATCGAGTATCGTGTGAATGAAGGTGATGGCGCATTCTACGGACCAAAGATTGATTTTCATATTTTAGATGCGCTAAAACGAAGCTGGCAATGTGGAACCATCCAACTAGATTGGCAAATGCCAGAGAAATTCGATCTTACTTACATCGGGGAAGATAACCTTAAGCACCGCCCAGTCGTAATCCATCGCGCTGTTTATGGGTCGATTGATCGTTTTATGGGGATTATTACGGAGCATTATGCCGGCGCATTCCCGCTATGGCTAGCACCCGTTCAAGCGAAGTTATTGCCCGTCTCTGAGAACTACGTTGCTTATGCATTTCAGGTGAAACAATCCTTAGAACAAGCTGGCATTCGTGTAGAGGTTGATATCCGAAATGAGAAGCTAGGTTACAAAATTCGTGAAGCCCAACTTGAAAAAGCACCCTATATGCTCGTTCTCGGTGAGAATGAGAAAAACTCTGGCAGTGTTTCTGTAAGAAAACGTGGTGAGGGTGATCTTGGTTCAAAGAGTATCCAAGAGATTATTGAACAGATTAATAAAGAAATAGTTAGCAAGTAA